A genomic segment from Syntrophotalea acetylenivorans encodes:
- the rsmG gene encoding 16S rRNA (guanine(527)-N(7))-methyltransferase RsmG has product MPDRDLLEEMLQQVKVVLSGKALDDLLWFRDELLRWNKKINLTAITDPAGTLEKHLVDSLTLLPYLKPKGTILDMGSGGGFPSIPLKIARPSYKIWSVDAVAKKISFQKHVARSLNFQDFTPLHLRLEDLPSNSALAPFDMVVTRAFAPLKEILELAKPVLALNGIVVAMKGADGMDELEENRSYIEGSGFCCQKTVQMRLPKSDAKRTLLFFKERAS; this is encoded by the coding sequence ATGCCTGACCGTGATTTGTTGGAAGAGATGCTTCAGCAGGTCAAGGTTGTTTTGTCTGGCAAGGCCCTTGATGATTTGCTCTGGTTTAGAGATGAATTGTTGCGTTGGAATAAAAAAATAAATTTGACTGCGATTACTGATCCGGCCGGTACCCTGGAAAAGCACCTGGTTGATTCCCTGACGCTGTTGCCTTATTTAAAGCCCAAAGGGACCATTCTTGATATGGGCTCCGGTGGCGGTTTTCCCTCTATTCCTCTCAAAATCGCCCGGCCGTCGTACAAGATATGGTCTGTGGATGCTGTCGCCAAAAAGATTTCCTTTCAAAAGCATGTGGCTAGGTCTTTAAATTTTCAAGATTTTACACCACTGCACCTGCGTCTTGAAGACCTTCCCAGCAATAGTGCCTTAGCTCCTTTTGATATGGTTGTAACGAGGGCTTTTGCCCCATTAAAAGAAATTCTGGAATTAGCAAAACCTGTTTTGGCATTGAATGGTATCGTGGTGGCCATGAAAGGCGCTGATGGAATGGATGAATTGGAGGAGAATAGAAGTTATATAGAAGGTAGCGGGTTTTGTTGTCAGAAAACCGTACAAATGAGGTTGCCAAAGTCGGATGCGAAGCGAACCCTATTGTTTTTTAAAGAAAGGGCCTCCTGA
- a CDS encoding ParA family protein: protein MAQIIAVANQKGGVGKTTTAINLAASLAAAEQQTLLVDLDPQANASSGVGLDRSTLKYTTYHALLGEAKASDVVCNTPLSCLQILPATADLIGAEIELVSEPNRETRLRTALSEISNNYKYIVIDCPPSLGLLTINALTAADSVLVPLQCEYYAMEGLTQLSKTIRLIQRQLNPDLVLKGILLTMFDRRNNLSHQVSEEIRRHYSDRVFDTVIPRNVRLSEAPSHGLPVLLYDIASTGAAAYLSLAKEIISTGN, encoded by the coding sequence ATGGCACAGATTATTGCCGTGGCCAACCAAAAGGGTGGGGTCGGAAAAACCACGACGGCGATCAACCTTGCCGCCTCACTGGCCGCAGCAGAGCAGCAGACCCTCCTTGTCGACCTGGACCCTCAAGCCAATGCCAGCAGTGGCGTAGGGCTCGATCGCTCTACTTTAAAGTATACGACTTACCACGCTTTATTGGGAGAGGCCAAGGCCAGTGATGTTGTTTGTAATACGCCGTTAAGCTGCTTGCAGATTTTGCCGGCGACGGCCGATCTTATCGGAGCCGAAATCGAGCTCGTCTCGGAGCCAAACCGGGAAACCCGTCTGCGCACAGCCCTTTCTGAAATATCTAATAATTACAAATACATAGTGATAGATTGTCCACCTTCTTTGGGGCTGCTTACCATCAATGCCTTAACTGCCGCCGATTCCGTATTGGTGCCTTTGCAGTGTGAGTATTACGCCATGGAAGGGCTTACTCAATTAAGCAAGACCATTCGCTTGATTCAGCGTCAACTGAATCCAGATCTTGTTTTAAAGGGGATTCTGCTGACTATGTTTGACCGGCGCAATAATTTGTCTCATCAGGTCAGTGAGGAAATACGTCGCCATTATAGCGACAGGGTGTTTGACACGGTTATTCCTCGCAATGTCCGGCTTTCTGAAGCGCCCAGTCATGGTTTGCCGGTATTACTGTACGACATAGCATCCACAGGGGCGGCAGCCTATCTGTCCCTGGCTAAAGAAATTATCTCAACGGGGAATTAG
- a CDS encoding ParB/RepB/Spo0J family partition protein, protein MAKRPALGKGIGALLTSASEDDGRKYFLCPIEELRPHDQQPRKSFDDAKMTELVASVREKGIIQPLVVRRMDDHYQIIAGERRWRAAQKASLHEVPVVIQDVTEDMAYEMAIIENIQREDLNPIEEAEAYRQLIDRFELTQEVAAKRVGKDRSSVANSMRLLRLPTIVQNDVVTGALSMGHARALLSLEDAQDILEAREQLLIKKLSVRETESLVRKIKNFAHQPKKPAKPQPDPELQYLAEELQRSLGTHVSIHSKKKGGKIEISYFSAEDLDRLLELLGVS, encoded by the coding sequence ATGGCCAAAAGACCTGCTCTCGGAAAAGGTATCGGGGCACTGTTGACTTCGGCAAGCGAAGATGACGGGCGAAAGTATTTCCTGTGTCCCATAGAGGAGCTGCGACCTCATGATCAGCAGCCTCGTAAGTCTTTTGATGATGCCAAAATGACCGAACTGGTCGCATCGGTGCGGGAAAAAGGGATTATTCAACCGCTGGTGGTGCGCCGGATGGACGATCATTATCAGATCATTGCCGGAGAGCGCCGTTGGAGAGCGGCCCAAAAGGCCTCACTTCATGAAGTTCCCGTAGTTATTCAGGATGTTACCGAGGATATGGCCTATGAAATGGCCATTATCGAAAACATTCAGCGAGAAGACCTCAACCCCATCGAAGAGGCCGAAGCTTATCGCCAGTTGATCGATCGATTTGAGTTAACTCAGGAGGTCGCAGCCAAGCGGGTCGGCAAGGACCGATCCTCGGTGGCCAATTCCATGCGTCTTCTGAGATTGCCAACCATCGTCCAAAACGATGTGGTTACCGGAGCGCTTTCAATGGGCCATGCGAGGGCCCTGCTCTCTTTGGAGGATGCCCAGGACATTCTCGAAGCCCGGGAGCAACTGTTAATTAAAAAGTTGTCAGTTCGTGAAACTGAGTCTCTGGTTCGGAAAATCAAGAACTTTGCTCACCAGCCAAAAAAACCAGCAAAACCGCAACCCGACCCTGAATTGCAATATTTGGCCGAAGAATTGCAAAGATCCCTTGGCACTCATGTGTCGATTCATTCAAAGAAAAAGGGTGGAAAGATCGAGATCAGTTATTTTTCTGCTGAGGACTTAGATCGCCTGTTAGAACTCTTAGGCGTTTCGTGA
- a CDS encoding bactofilin family protein, with translation MDGTFNGKITSKDTLIVGESAHIEADISVGTLILSGRFKGQVTANVRVELRAPAQVEGSINTPSLVVEEGVLMNSTVSMGPAQPLATADIPE, from the coding sequence ATGGATGGTACATTCAATGGCAAGATTACCTCAAAGGATACGTTGATCGTTGGCGAGTCGGCTCATATCGAGGCCGATATTTCAGTAGGCACTTTGATCCTCAGTGGTCGTTTCAAGGGGCAAGTTACAGCGAATGTTCGCGTGGAATTGCGTGCTCCGGCTCAAGTGGAAGGGTCCATTAACACCCCCTCCCTGGTTGTAGAAGAGGGAGTGTTAATGAATAGTACCGTTTCAATGGGGCCAGCCCAGCCTCTGGCGACAGCGGATATCCCTGAGTAG
- a CDS encoding ATP synthase F0 subunit B, producing MIKVDWTILLQAANFFVLMGVLHLILFRPLGKIMQGRRDEIDGNLQQAGTLKEQLSGDLAAYQEKLQQAKIEIAEERKQFRQELTTEAARMLGVANEEAAAELQAIKDRVAGEKEQALVELKSQAESLAAKIAQKVVGRAL from the coding sequence GTGATCAAGGTTGACTGGACCATTTTATTGCAAGCTGCCAATTTTTTCGTTTTGATGGGAGTGCTGCATCTGATCTTGTTCCGACCGCTAGGCAAGATCATGCAGGGTCGCCGTGATGAAATTGACGGTAACCTGCAGCAGGCCGGGACCCTTAAGGAACAACTCAGTGGGGACCTGGCGGCTTATCAGGAAAAACTGCAACAAGCCAAGATTGAAATAGCCGAGGAACGGAAGCAATTTCGTCAAGAGCTGACGACAGAAGCTGCACGGATGCTGGGCGTAGCTAATGAAGAAGCTGCCGCGGAGCTTCAGGCGATAAAAGACCGCGTGGCGGGCGAGAAGGAACAGGCCTTGGTCGAACTGAAAAGCCAGGCAGAATCGCTGGCGGCCAAAATTGCTCAGAAAGTTGTGGGGAGGGCGCTTTGA
- a CDS encoding ATP synthase F0 subunit B: MKGGFKTKIGGMVTPATTVGLMLVLAGVACASSDAHGADSGALLKDFLYRCLNFAVIFGALFYVLAKPLRKGLGERRAKLIENLEQANKARELAEAKVAEYERKLGDSDREIAELLAQAKEANSLERANALAEAQAVADTVRKEARQCADREIERARRELRAETAQMAVRMAEERLRRQITNEDHARLVTENLQQMESQS; the protein is encoded by the coding sequence TTGAAAGGCGGATTTAAAACCAAGATCGGCGGCATGGTCACTCCTGCAACAACAGTCGGCTTGATGTTAGTTTTGGCCGGGGTGGCTTGTGCTTCCAGTGATGCGCATGGCGCTGACAGCGGAGCCTTGCTAAAGGATTTTCTATATCGCTGTCTGAATTTCGCTGTCATTTTTGGTGCGCTGTTCTACGTTTTAGCCAAGCCTCTTCGCAAGGGCTTAGGAGAAAGGCGTGCCAAATTAATTGAAAATCTGGAACAGGCCAACAAGGCTCGTGAGTTGGCGGAAGCCAAGGTGGCCGAATATGAGCGTAAACTGGGCGACAGTGACCGCGAAATAGCTGAGCTGCTTGCGCAGGCCAAGGAGGCAAACAGTCTCGAACGGGCCAATGCTTTGGCAGAAGCTCAGGCTGTCGCCGATACGGTGCGCAAGGAAGCTCGGCAATGTGCTGACCGGGAAATTGAACGGGCCCGGCGGGAATTACGAGCGGAAACGGCACAGATGGCCGTAAGAATGGCTGAAGAACGGTTACGCCGGCAAATCACAAACGAAGATCATGCTCGGCTGGTGACGGAAAACCTGCAGCAGATGGAGAGTCAATCGTGA
- the atpH gene encoding ATP synthase F1 subunit delta encodes MSVSVISKRYARALVLLGQERNALDRFREEVNRLVRAFAVEKRLALLLESPSLPKAKKDAVLTGLVSLLQLSGEISNFLGLLQSKDRLRYLPQIEREFSHQADEALGVQRVQVHTAVPLEDSARDALSASLAERSGRQIVLEEHCDPALIGGLQVELDGQVLDGTVRTQLQRIAKTITEGE; translated from the coding sequence GTGAGTGTCAGTGTAATATCCAAGCGATATGCCAGAGCCTTGGTGCTGTTAGGCCAGGAGCGGAACGCACTGGACCGGTTTCGGGAAGAAGTCAATCGGTTGGTGCGGGCCTTTGCCGTAGAGAAGCGCCTGGCGTTGCTGCTGGAAAGCCCTTCGTTGCCAAAGGCGAAAAAGGATGCGGTCCTGACCGGCTTGGTTTCCCTGCTCCAATTATCCGGAGAAATCAGTAATTTCCTTGGATTATTACAGAGCAAGGACCGCCTGCGTTATCTTCCTCAGATTGAAAGAGAATTTAGCCATCAGGCCGACGAAGCTTTGGGAGTGCAGCGGGTTCAGGTTCATACGGCTGTCCCTCTAGAGGATAGTGCGCGTGACGCCTTGAGTGCTTCCCTTGCTGAACGAAGTGGACGACAGATTGTGCTGGAAGAGCATTGCGATCCTGCTCTGATTGGTGGATTGCAGGTAGAACTGGATGGGCAGGTGCTTGATGGAACGGTGCGTACGCAATTGCAGCGAATTGCCAAGACCATAACAGAGGGTGAATAA
- the atpA gene encoding F0F1 ATP synthase subunit alpha: MEIRAEEICNLIKEQIENFDREVEVSEMGTIISVGDGIARIYGLDNAMAGELLEFPGETMGMVLNLEEDNVGAAILGEGHHIKEGDTVKRTGRIVEVPVGEELIGRVVNGIGQPIDGGGPISTDKTSQVEVKAPGIVTRKSVAEPLQTGLKAVDAMVPIGRGQRELIIGDRQTGKTALAIDTIINQKGQDIVCIYVAIGQKCSTVAQVVDKLRQHGAMDYTMVVSASASDPAPLQFIAPYTGVTMGEYFRDNGKHALIVYDDLSKHAVAYRQLSLLLRRPPGREAFPGDVFYLHSRLLERAAKLTDELGGGSLTALPIIETQAGDVSAYIPTNVISITDGQIFLETDLFYSGVRPAINVGLSVSRVGGSAQVKAMKQVAGTLRLALAQYREMAAFAQFGSDLDVETQKQLHRGARLVEILKQPQYQPLSVEKQALIIFAANNGYIDDYPLGALRRYEEELYSFVDTRHPELINQVREKKAIDSDLQEQIKKALDEFKNEFVA; this comes from the coding sequence ATGGAAATCAGAGCAGAAGAGATCTGTAATCTCATAAAAGAGCAGATCGAGAATTTTGATCGCGAAGTAGAAGTTAGTGAGATGGGCACCATCATCTCTGTCGGTGACGGTATAGCACGTATCTATGGCCTCGATAATGCCATGGCCGGCGAGCTATTGGAATTTCCCGGCGAAACGATGGGCATGGTGCTCAACCTGGAAGAAGACAACGTCGGTGCAGCTATTCTTGGTGAAGGACATCACATCAAGGAAGGGGATACCGTTAAGCGCACCGGTCGTATCGTTGAAGTTCCGGTAGGTGAGGAACTCATCGGACGGGTGGTCAACGGTATTGGCCAGCCCATCGACGGCGGTGGCCCAATTTCTACCGATAAAACCAGCCAGGTTGAGGTCAAGGCACCGGGTATCGTTACCCGAAAGTCCGTTGCCGAGCCTTTACAAACCGGGCTGAAGGCCGTCGATGCCATGGTTCCTATCGGCCGTGGCCAACGTGAATTGATTATCGGTGACCGCCAGACCGGAAAAACCGCCCTGGCCATCGACACCATCATCAACCAGAAGGGTCAGGACATCGTCTGCATCTACGTCGCCATAGGACAGAAATGCTCCACGGTGGCCCAGGTGGTGGACAAGCTTCGACAGCACGGTGCGATGGACTACACCATGGTCGTCTCGGCCAGCGCCAGTGACCCGGCACCTCTACAGTTCATCGCCCCTTATACCGGGGTCACCATGGGAGAGTATTTCCGCGACAACGGCAAGCATGCCCTGATCGTCTACGATGATCTTTCCAAGCATGCTGTCGCTTATCGCCAGCTTTCTTTGTTGCTGCGCCGTCCTCCGGGCCGTGAGGCTTTTCCCGGCGATGTATTTTACCTCCACAGCCGTCTGCTGGAGCGGGCCGCCAAGCTTACAGATGAACTCGGTGGGGGCAGTCTGACCGCCCTTCCGATCATCGAAACTCAGGCGGGTGACGTTTCCGCCTATATCCCGACCAATGTTATCTCCATCACCGACGGACAGATCTTCCTCGAAACAGACCTGTTCTATTCCGGGGTTCGTCCGGCCATCAACGTCGGTCTGTCCGTATCCCGTGTTGGCGGTAGCGCCCAGGTCAAGGCCATGAAGCAGGTGGCAGGCACTCTGCGTCTGGCCCTGGCTCAGTATCGGGAAATGGCAGCCTTCGCCCAGTTCGGTTCGGACCTCGATGTCGAGACCCAAAAACAGCTCCATCGCGGAGCTCGTTTGGTGGAAATTCTCAAGCAGCCCCAGTATCAGCCTCTGTCGGTTGAAAAACAGGCCCTGATCATCTTCGCCGCGAACAACGGCTATATTGATGATTACCCCCTGGGGGCCTTGCGTCGCTACGAGGAAGAGCTGTATAGCTTCGTTGACACCCGTCACCCTGAGCTTATCAACCAGGTGAGGGAGAAGAAGGCCATCGACAGCGATTTGCAGGAGCAGATCAAAAAGGCTCTGGACGAATTTAAGAATGAGTTTGTGGCCTGA
- the atpG gene encoding ATP synthase F1 subunit gamma, translated as MANLKDIKKRITSVKNTQQITRAMKMVAAARFRKANEAVVAARPYSDKLHEVLSSLALREKRKVHPLLARRDSKKKALLLVLTSDRGLCGGFNVNITKASEAFVNNETTGFESYDMLVIGRKGKEYFVHRPAYNVTKCHEGVTSQASYGVASLLGQEIVAGYSEGDYDGVFVVYNAFRSAICQEVTVNQLLPIVPREVSEDAVVTNYIYEPDRSEVLNSILPKYVEVQIYRAFVESLASEHGARMSAMDSATQNAADMINRLTLQYNRARQAVITKELMEIISGAESV; from the coding sequence ATGGCGAACCTGAAGGACATAAAAAAACGCATCACCTCGGTTAAGAACACGCAGCAGATCACCCGGGCAATGAAAATGGTGGCTGCAGCGCGTTTCCGCAAGGCTAACGAGGCCGTCGTGGCAGCTCGTCCTTATTCGGACAAGCTGCATGAAGTGCTTTCCAGTTTGGCTTTACGCGAAAAGCGCAAGGTGCATCCCCTGCTGGCTCGGCGTGACAGCAAGAAAAAGGCTCTGCTGCTGGTACTGACGTCCGATCGCGGTTTGTGCGGTGGATTTAACGTCAATATCACCAAGGCTTCTGAGGCCTTTGTTAACAACGAAACCACTGGTTTTGAGTCCTACGATATGCTGGTTATCGGGCGCAAGGGAAAAGAATACTTTGTCCATCGTCCGGCCTATAACGTCACCAAGTGCCACGAAGGGGTAACCAGTCAGGCTTCTTACGGTGTCGCCTCGCTGCTCGGCCAGGAGATAGTGGCCGGTTATAGCGAGGGCGACTACGATGGGGTCTTTGTGGTTTACAATGCTTTTCGCAGTGCCATCTGTCAGGAAGTGACAGTGAATCAATTGCTGCCCATTGTGCCACGAGAGGTATCGGAAGATGCGGTGGTGACCAACTACATCTACGAGCCGGACCGTAGCGAGGTGCTGAATTCGATATTGCCCAAATATGTTGAAGTACAGATTTATCGGGCTTTTGTCGAGTCGTTGGCTTCTGAACACGGTGCACGGATGAGTGCCATGGACAGTGCTACTCAAAACGCGGCGGATATGATCAACCGTCTGACCTTGCAGTATAATCGGGCACGCCAGGCTGTGATCACCAAAGAATTGATGGAAATCATCTCAGGCGCGGAATCGGTTTAA
- the atpD gene encoding F0F1 ATP synthase subunit beta, with the protein MNTGKVSQVIGPVVDVEFPDGQLPEIYHALKMSNPSLGDEEWNLVVEVAQHLGENTVRTIAMDSTDGLVRGQQVLDTGRQITMPVGRGTLGRILNVVGEPVDEMGPIESDTQWEIHRPAPEFVEQSTKVEAFETGIKVVDLLAPYARGGKIGLFGGAGVGKTVLIMELIHNIAKQHGGYSVFAGVGERTREGNDLWHEMKESAVLDKTALVYGQMNEPPGARARVALSALTVAEYFRDEQNQDVLLFVDNIFRFTQAGSEVSALLGRIPSAVGYQPTLSTEMGELQERITTTKNGSITSVQAIYVPADDLTDPAPATTFAHLDATTVLSRQIAELGIYPAVDPLDSTSRILDPQVVGDEHYQVARDVQFVLQRYKDLQDIIAILGMDELSEEDKQVVGRARRIQKFLSQPFHVAEIFTGTPGKYVELKETIRGFKEIVEGKHDAVPEQAFYMVGTIEEVLENAAKMAG; encoded by the coding sequence ATGAATACAGGCAAAGTCTCCCAGGTAATCGGACCGGTGGTTGACGTCGAATTTCCCGACGGCCAATTGCCCGAGATCTATCACGCCCTAAAGATGAGTAACCCTTCTCTCGGCGACGAGGAATGGAACCTTGTCGTTGAGGTTGCTCAGCACCTCGGCGAGAACACTGTGCGTACCATTGCCATGGATAGCACCGACGGTTTGGTGCGTGGCCAGCAGGTACTCGATACCGGTCGGCAGATTACCATGCCCGTTGGCCGCGGCACCCTGGGACGGATTCTCAATGTTGTCGGCGAGCCGGTGGATGAAATGGGACCGATAGAGAGCGATACCCAGTGGGAAATTCATCGCCCTGCGCCCGAGTTTGTTGAGCAGTCGACAAAGGTTGAGGCCTTCGAGACAGGCATCAAGGTTGTGGACCTTCTGGCTCCTTATGCCCGTGGTGGTAAGATCGGTCTGTTTGGTGGCGCCGGTGTTGGCAAGACCGTTCTGATCATGGAGTTGATCCATAATATCGCCAAGCAGCACGGTGGCTATTCGGTTTTTGCCGGGGTTGGCGAGCGGACCCGTGAGGGTAACGACCTGTGGCACGAAATGAAGGAATCGGCGGTACTCGACAAGACCGCCCTGGTTTATGGCCAGATGAATGAACCGCCTGGGGCCCGTGCTCGAGTTGCCCTGTCAGCCCTGACGGTCGCCGAATATTTCCGTGATGAGCAGAATCAGGACGTGCTGCTCTTTGTCGATAACATCTTCCGCTTTACTCAGGCGGGCTCTGAGGTCTCGGCTCTTCTTGGCCGGATACCTTCGGCGGTTGGCTACCAGCCGACCCTTTCTACCGAAATGGGTGAATTGCAGGAGCGTATTACGACGACCAAGAACGGTTCCATTACCTCCGTTCAGGCCATTTACGTGCCGGCGGACGACTTGACTGACCCGGCTCCGGCGACCACCTTTGCTCATCTCGATGCGACCACAGTTCTGTCCCGACAAATCGCTGAACTCGGGATCTATCCGGCCGTCGACCCCCTCGATTCTACCAGTCGTATTCTTGATCCCCAGGTGGTCGGCGATGAGCACTATCAGGTGGCTCGCGATGTACAGTTTGTTTTGCAGCGCTACAAAGACCTGCAGGACATTATCGCTATCCTCGGTATGGACGAATTGTCCGAAGAGGATAAGCAGGTTGTCGGGCGAGCTCGCAGAATTCAGAAATTCCTGTCCCAGCCATTCCATGTGGCCGAGATCTTTACCGGTACCCCTGGTAAATACGTTGAGCTTAAAGAGACGATCCGTGGCTTTAAGGAGATTGTCGAAGGCAAGCACGATGCTGTCCCCGAGCAGGCCTTTTATATGGTCGGAACTATCGAGGAAGTGCTGGAAAATGCCGCGAAGATGGCCGGCTAA
- a CDS encoding F0F1 ATP synthase subunit epsilon codes for MAQKLTLELVTPAKQVLSEAVDEITAPGSMGQFGVLPGHTPMLTTLEVGELSYRKGSDTFYVAVNWGYVEVEDDRVTILVETAEIEDEIDLERARTALGRAEEALAEMSAEEKEYLVMQQALARAMARIQVASRKAR; via the coding sequence ATGGCGCAGAAACTTACATTGGAACTGGTTACACCGGCCAAACAGGTGCTTTCGGAAGCGGTGGATGAAATTACCGCGCCCGGTAGTATGGGGCAGTTCGGCGTGTTGCCGGGCCACACCCCGATGTTGACAACCCTGGAAGTCGGTGAGCTCAGCTACCGTAAGGGCAGCGATACCTTCTATGTGGCTGTCAACTGGGGTTATGTGGAAGTTGAAGATGACCGGGTAACGATTCTGGTGGAGACTGCCGAGATCGAAGATGAAATAGATCTGGAGAGGGCCAGAACCGCCCTAGGTCGCGCCGAGGAGGCGTTGGCCGAGATGTCTGCCGAAGAAAAGGAATATCTCGTTATGCAACAGGCCTTGGCCCGGGCTATGGCCCGAATTCAGGTAGCGAGCCGTAAAGCCCGCTAA
- the dinB gene encoding DNA polymerase IV: protein MNRSIIHLDLDAFYASVEQQDDPQLRGLPVLVGGRSGRGVVCACSYEARRFGIHSAMPMTRALRLCPKAVVRPVRMERYRQFSQQVFAIFSRFTDRIEPLSLDEAFLDVSGCERLFGTPVQIAAQIKEAVFQETGLTISAGVAENKFLAKLASDHQKPDGLYVVPQPPDRFLLPLPLKRLWGVGPVTCQRLEKLGLRTVADLRQLSEARLEQLFDSAGRQLYRLARGEDSRPVIVANRAHSIGHEDTYDHDLQDSFQLHRSLLDLAERVATRLRRKGLAGSVVQLKVRYADFTTVTRRRTVEPPLDSALAILQVAKELLLRTDAGERPVRLLGISLSQLRDGPEVQGELFGDEQRERVSALDGAVDQLRRRYGVKGVQRASLMTGDKNESEAKTGGDGWDGS from the coding sequence ATGAATCGCAGCATTATCCATCTTGATCTCGATGCATTCTATGCTTCCGTCGAACAGCAGGATGATCCGCAACTGCGGGGCTTGCCCGTACTGGTTGGAGGTCGTTCCGGTCGTGGGGTGGTCTGTGCCTGTTCCTATGAAGCTCGGCGCTTCGGTATACACTCCGCCATGCCCATGACCAGGGCGCTCCGACTATGCCCCAAGGCTGTGGTGCGGCCGGTGCGCATGGAACGCTATCGCCAATTTTCACAACAGGTTTTTGCGATTTTCTCGCGCTTTACAGACCGTATCGAACCTCTCTCTCTTGATGAAGCCTTTCTCGATGTCAGCGGTTGTGAACGCCTGTTCGGTACACCGGTTCAGATCGCCGCCCAGATCAAGGAGGCGGTTTTCCAGGAGACCGGTTTGACTATCAGCGCCGGGGTGGCGGAGAATAAGTTTCTGGCCAAGCTGGCTTCGGATCATCAGAAGCCCGATGGTCTCTACGTGGTTCCACAACCACCGGACCGTTTTCTGTTGCCCTTGCCTCTTAAGCGCTTATGGGGGGTAGGCCCGGTTACCTGTCAGCGCTTGGAAAAGCTGGGACTTCGCACTGTTGCCGACTTGCGCCAACTAAGTGAAGCTCGTCTGGAACAGCTTTTCGATAGCGCAGGACGGCAGCTCTACCGTCTGGCCCGGGGCGAGGACTCCCGTCCGGTAATCGTTGCAAACAGAGCCCATTCCATCGGTCATGAGGATACCTACGATCATGACTTGCAGGATTCTTTTCAGTTGCATCGGTCGCTGCTCGACCTTGCAGAGCGGGTGGCGACACGATTGAGGAGAAAGGGGCTGGCCGGAAGCGTGGTTCAGCTCAAAGTTCGCTACGCCGACTTTACCACCGTTACCCGTCGCCGCACTGTCGAACCTCCCCTCGATTCAGCACTTGCTATTCTTCAGGTAGCAAAGGAGCTGCTTCTACGTACCGATGCCGGAGAGCGGCCCGTAAGGCTGCTCGGTATCAGCCTTAGTCAATTGCGGGACGGGCCCGAAGTTCAGGGGGAACTATTTGGCGATGAACAGAGAGAGAGGGTTTCAGCCCTCGATGGTGCGGTGGATCAGTTGCGGCGACGTTATGGTGTCAAGGGGGTGCAAAGGGCCAGCTTGATGACAGGGGATAAAAACGAATCAGAGGCGAAAACGGGGGGCGATGGTTGGGATGGCTCTTAA